A stretch of the Archangium violaceum genome encodes the following:
- a CDS encoding sigma 54-interacting transcriptional regulator has product MVPSTASLMPALLLLSGPSAGLRYDVHAEATIGRSPSCEIPLPEDDQMSRRHAHFFVLDGQVRLRDLSSRNGTSVNGERIAGEVVLYPGDRVQVGKTTVLVEPPGAAALVGSTPSGASQLPVEEVLPHVGMEAALYSAGAALLGATSEAMVLRRVAEESLHALHADAAAALLGDIKGLLTAAVVGASSVEVPRDMARAALEHSEQGRSATALCSPLVASGGLPFGVLYVERSEHPFSDADGQLAAMLGRLGGEAFAAVRSRAGTHPPRVDMGGNSRPFRKVVEQARRAAASAAPVVISGEPGTGKSLGALYIHSRSPRALGPLVRVDCRDSTSLVEVLFGRSSGPGLPPVSSALLRADGGTLLLQHVEQLPRALAERLARLLARKTAPARQGGEEPVDFRLIVTASAPLPELTARGEVDASLARQLAGLELRMPPLRERRADIAPLFELFAARGARVARKGPPVLTPEARQLLMDYEWPHNVRELELLGERLALVHAGSPIHAQGLPPEIRAGRVSSTPPTLQERVAHMERDAIAEALRMAGGKKIVAARMLGISRPTLDKKIEDYGLTVARRRA; this is encoded by the coding sequence GTGGTACCATCCACCGCGTCCCTCATGCCCGCCCTGTTGCTCCTCTCCGGTCCCTCCGCCGGCCTCCGCTATGACGTCCATGCGGAGGCCACGATCGGCCGCAGCCCCTCGTGTGAGATTCCCCTCCCCGAGGACGACCAGATGTCCCGTCGCCACGCACACTTCTTCGTGCTGGACGGGCAGGTGCGTCTGCGGGATCTGAGCTCGCGCAACGGCACCTCGGTGAACGGCGAGCGCATCGCGGGCGAGGTGGTGCTCTACCCCGGCGACCGCGTGCAGGTGGGCAAGACGACCGTGCTCGTCGAGCCGCCCGGAGCCGCCGCGCTGGTGGGCTCGACTCCTTCGGGCGCGAGCCAGCTCCCCGTCGAGGAGGTGCTGCCTCACGTGGGTATGGAGGCGGCGCTGTACTCGGCGGGAGCGGCGCTGCTGGGCGCCACCAGCGAGGCCATGGTGCTGCGGCGCGTCGCCGAGGAGTCGCTCCATGCGCTGCACGCGGACGCGGCGGCCGCGCTCCTCGGGGACATCAAGGGACTGCTCACCGCGGCCGTGGTGGGCGCTTCCTCCGTCGAGGTGCCTCGCGACATGGCCCGCGCCGCGCTGGAGCACTCCGAGCAGGGACGCTCCGCCACGGCCCTCTGCTCTCCCCTGGTGGCTTCCGGCGGGCTGCCCTTCGGCGTGCTGTACGTGGAGCGCTCGGAGCATCCCTTCTCGGACGCGGACGGGCAGCTGGCCGCCATGCTCGGACGGCTCGGTGGCGAGGCCTTCGCGGCGGTGCGCTCGCGCGCGGGCACCCATCCACCTCGCGTGGACATGGGCGGCAACTCGCGCCCCTTCCGCAAGGTGGTGGAGCAGGCCCGCCGCGCCGCCGCCAGCGCCGCTCCCGTGGTGATCTCCGGCGAGCCCGGTACCGGCAAGTCCCTGGGCGCCCTCTACATCCACTCGCGCTCGCCCCGGGCGCTCGGACCGCTGGTTCGCGTGGACTGCCGGGATTCGACCTCCCTGGTGGAGGTGCTCTTCGGGCGCTCCAGCGGGCCGGGACTTCCTCCCGTGTCCTCGGCGCTCCTGCGCGCCGATGGCGGCACCTTGCTGCTCCAGCACGTGGAGCAGCTCCCGCGCGCCCTGGCCGAGCGCCTGGCCCGGTTGCTCGCGCGCAAGACGGCTCCCGCACGGCAGGGCGGTGAGGAGCCCGTGGACTTCCGCCTCATCGTCACCGCGAGCGCTCCGCTGCCGGAGCTCACCGCCCGCGGCGAGGTGGACGCCTCGCTGGCCCGCCAGCTCGCGGGGCTCGAGCTGCGGATGCCCCCGCTGCGCGAGCGGCGCGCCGACATCGCCCCGCTCTTCGAGCTCTTCGCCGCCCGGGGTGCTCGCGTGGCCCGGAAGGGGCCTCCCGTGCTCACCCCCGAGGCCCGGCAGTTGCTCATGGACTACGAGTGGCCCCACAACGTTCGCGAGCTGGAGTTGCTCGGCGAGCGGCTCGCGCTGGTGCATGCCGGCTCGCCAATCCACGCGCAGGGCCTTCCGCCGGAGATCCGCGCGGGGCGTGTCTCGTCCACGCCGCCCACCCTCCAGGAGCGCGTCGCCCATATGGAGCGCGATGCCATCGCCGAGGCCCTGCGCATGGCCGGCGGAAAGAAGATCGTCGCCGCCCGGATGCTCGGCATCAGCCGGCCCACCCTCGACAAGAAGATCGAGGACTACGGCCTCACCGTGGCGCGGCGGCGCGCGTGA
- a CDS encoding CAP domain-containing protein, which translates to MLVLALGALLAATPLTSASMEQQASRYVLQEFERVGRRAPQADPALTQAARRLAREALDDSPSGAVELLALTEAVSDSGGSDPSPRSYVIRAWEREHAVDTLLARKDLNQEPASHMGLGVAVKGERATLVLLLTERKATLERFPRAFDKPGIGQSLCGRLESPLRGTEVYVTRPDGRVEHPPLTRESGPSFCSRLLFPTEGRYTVELIGRGERGPEVAALFLVDVGSTKQRGERERLVEPTTVEDARVAVLERINALRRAHDLKPLALDDTLNGVAQAYSDRMAKEGFFAHVAPDGSDLRGRLASAGSRYRIAGENLGLASGPLAAHFGIELSPGHRGNLLGTQFTHAGIGVTFQKVDGRDQAIVTEVFSANGGSPESAAPVDPLEEAYRALATHRASRGLPPLERNPVLERIARDHARRALEQDQPRVQLPGSKVHERVFEALDTARSASVDFYVAESPSLLPDSKNLGERKNTLVGVGAVRGDSRTYGKGQYWMVVIYAATR; encoded by the coding sequence ATGCTCGTCCTCGCCCTCGGCGCCCTCCTGGCAGCCACCCCGCTCACCTCCGCCTCCATGGAGCAGCAGGCCTCGCGCTACGTCCTCCAGGAGTTCGAGCGCGTGGGCCGGCGCGCCCCCCAGGCAGACCCCGCCCTCACCCAGGCCGCTCGCAGGCTCGCCCGCGAGGCGCTCGACGACAGCCCCTCCGGCGCCGTGGAGCTGCTCGCCCTCACCGAGGCCGTCAGCGACTCGGGTGGCTCCGATCCGAGCCCCCGCTCCTACGTCATCCGCGCCTGGGAGCGCGAGCACGCCGTGGACACACTGCTCGCCCGGAAGGATCTCAACCAGGAGCCCGCCAGCCACATGGGCCTGGGTGTGGCGGTGAAGGGAGAGCGCGCCACGCTCGTGCTGCTGCTCACCGAGCGCAAGGCCACCCTCGAGCGCTTCCCCCGCGCCTTCGACAAGCCCGGCATCGGCCAGAGCCTGTGCGGCCGGCTCGAGTCCCCGCTGCGCGGGACCGAGGTCTACGTCACCCGGCCCGATGGGCGCGTGGAGCATCCCCCGCTCACGCGCGAGTCGGGCCCCTCCTTCTGCTCCCGGCTCCTCTTCCCCACCGAGGGCCGCTACACCGTGGAGCTCATCGGCCGCGGCGAGCGGGGGCCCGAGGTGGCCGCGCTCTTCCTCGTGGATGTGGGGAGTACGAAGCAGCGCGGCGAGCGCGAGCGTCTGGTCGAGCCCACCACCGTGGAGGACGCCCGCGTGGCGGTGTTGGAGCGCATCAACGCCCTGCGCCGCGCCCATGACCTGAAGCCCCTGGCGCTCGACGACACCCTCAACGGCGTGGCCCAGGCCTACAGCGATCGCATGGCGAAGGAGGGCTTCTTCGCCCACGTGGCTCCGGATGGCTCGGACCTGCGGGGCCGCCTGGCCTCCGCTGGCTCCCGCTACCGCATCGCCGGGGAGAACCTCGGCCTGGCCTCCGGGCCGCTCGCCGCCCACTTCGGCATCGAGCTCAGCCCCGGCCACCGCGGCAACCTGCTCGGCACCCAGTTCACCCATGCCGGCATCGGGGTGACCTTCCAGAAGGTGGACGGGCGCGACCAGGCCATCGTCACCGAGGTCTTCTCCGCCAACGGAGGCTCCCCCGAGAGCGCCGCCCCGGTGGATCCCCTCGAGGAGGCCTATCGGGCCCTCGCCACGCACCGCGCCTCGCGCGGCCTGCCCCCGCTGGAGCGCAACCCCGTGCTGGAGCGGATCGCCCGCGACCATGCCCGGCGCGCGTTGGAGCAGGACCAGCCCCGCGTGCAGCTGCCCGGCTCCAAGGTGCACGAGCGCGTCTTCGAGGCCCTGGACACGGCCAGGAGCGCGTCGGTGGATTTCTATGTGGCGGAGAGTCCTTCCCTGCTCCCGGACTCGAAGAACCTCGGGGAGCGCAAGAACACCCTGGTGGGCGTGGGCGCCGTCCGCGGGGACTCGCGCACCTACGGGAAGGGTCAGTACTGGATGGTCGTCATCTACGCCGCCACGCGTTGA
- a CDS encoding pseudouridine-5'-phosphate glycosidase, translating to MDLRYSEEVRRAKEQGVPLVALETSVVAQGLPYPDNLGAARACEEAVRRAGAVPAPIAVVDGQVCIGLEEPQMRRLAEGRERLLKLASRDLAVAVARGATGGTTVSATCELAAVAGIRVFATGGIGGVHRGVAEHLDISQDIWALARFPVAVVCAGAKSVLDLPKTMEALESAAVPVIGVGTDELPSFYSRSSGLALEHRVEDAAEAARVTRARFETLGQGGLLFTVPPPEDTSLPRSDVELHIASALAEADRQGIRGKAVTPFLLSEMARRTSGKTLRANLALLANNARFAGQLAVAYAAQGSIKS from the coding sequence ATGGACTTGCGTTACTCCGAAGAGGTCCGGCGCGCGAAGGAGCAGGGCGTGCCGCTGGTGGCACTGGAGACGAGCGTGGTGGCGCAGGGGCTGCCGTACCCGGACAACCTCGGGGCGGCGCGCGCCTGCGAGGAGGCCGTGCGCCGGGCGGGTGCCGTGCCTGCCCCCATCGCCGTGGTGGACGGACAGGTGTGCATCGGCCTGGAGGAGCCGCAGATGCGCCGGCTCGCCGAGGGCCGTGAGCGCCTGCTGAAGCTGGCCTCGAGGGATCTGGCCGTGGCCGTCGCCCGGGGCGCCACCGGAGGCACCACCGTGAGCGCCACCTGCGAACTGGCCGCGGTGGCGGGCATCCGCGTCTTCGCCACGGGCGGCATCGGCGGTGTCCACCGGGGCGTCGCCGAGCACCTCGACATCTCCCAGGACATCTGGGCGCTGGCCCGCTTCCCCGTGGCCGTGGTGTGCGCCGGGGCCAAGTCCGTGTTGGATCTTCCCAAGACGATGGAGGCGCTGGAGAGCGCCGCGGTGCCCGTCATCGGCGTGGGGACGGATGAGCTGCCGTCCTTCTACAGCCGCTCGTCCGGGCTGGCGCTGGAGCACCGGGTGGAGGACGCGGCCGAGGCGGCGCGCGTCACCCGGGCGCGCTTCGAGACGCTGGGGCAGGGCGGTCTGCTCTTCACGGTGCCTCCGCCCGAGGACACGTCGCTGCCCCGCTCGGACGTGGAGCTGCACATCGCCTCGGCGCTGGCCGAGGCCGATCGGCAGGGCATCCGAGGCAAGGCGGTGACGCCCTTCCTGCTCTCGGAGATGGCCCGGCGCACCAGCGGAAAGACATTGCGCGCCAACCTCGCGCTGCTCGCGAACAACGCCCGCTTCGCGGGTCAGCTCGCCGTGGCCTACGCCGCCCAGGGCTCCATCAAGTCCTGA
- a CDS encoding DUF721 domain-containing protein, with amino-acid sequence MARRDPKTLDQLLPNVLARLAEQSGKGRPLVPVWNATVGPHISKHTRPHSLEGGTLVVNVVSAEWALTLSRQEGSLREQLNSRLGPGAVSALVFRLEE; translated from the coding sequence ATGGCCCGGCGCGACCCGAAGACCCTCGACCAACTCCTCCCCAACGTCCTGGCCCGACTGGCCGAACAGTCCGGGAAGGGCCGCCCCCTCGTCCCGGTTTGGAACGCCACGGTGGGGCCCCATATCTCCAAACACACCCGGCCCCACTCCCTCGAAGGAGGCACCCTGGTGGTCAACGTGGTCAGCGCCGAGTGGGCCCTCACCCTGTCCCGGCAGGAGGGCTCCCTGCGCGAGCAGCTCAACAGCCGTCTGGGGCCGGGTGCCGTGTCCGCGCTCGTCTTCCGGCTGGAGGAGTGA
- a CDS encoding GGDEF domain-containing protein, which produces MAQNETVVTVISKISERPVNQDAALVVIYGLDLGRKHDLSKEEILIGRSSKAEIQVDQESISRNHACITNTRRGVFIKDLESTNGTFVNDEPVQGEKELRNGDLVKIGRTIFKFIAGGNIEAAYHDEIYRLTTMDGLTQIYNRRYFEEALEREVSRSRRYERSLALVMFDVDHFKLVNDRYGHLAGDYVLKQLASTLRTKIRREDVFARYGGEEFGMLLPEIDLAGAVKLSDKVRKLVETQHFEFDKNVIPVSISLGVAVLAADHRDSADLKRAADGKLYEAKAAGRNRVCA; this is translated from the coding sequence ATGGCGCAGAACGAGACGGTCGTCACGGTCATCTCGAAGATCTCCGAGCGGCCGGTCAATCAAGACGCGGCCCTGGTGGTCATCTACGGCCTGGATCTGGGCAGGAAGCACGATCTGTCCAAGGAGGAGATCCTGATCGGACGCTCCTCGAAGGCGGAGATCCAGGTGGACCAGGAGTCCATCAGCCGCAACCACGCGTGCATCACGAACACGCGTCGTGGGGTGTTCATCAAGGATCTGGAGTCCACGAACGGGACGTTCGTGAACGACGAGCCGGTGCAGGGCGAGAAGGAGCTGCGCAACGGAGATCTGGTGAAGATCGGGCGGACGATCTTCAAGTTCATCGCGGGAGGGAACATCGAGGCGGCGTACCACGATGAGATCTACCGGCTGACGACGATGGACGGGCTGACGCAGATCTACAACCGGCGCTACTTCGAGGAGGCGCTGGAGCGGGAGGTCTCGCGCTCGAGGAGATACGAGCGGAGCCTGGCGCTGGTGATGTTCGACGTGGACCACTTCAAGCTGGTGAACGATCGATACGGGCACCTGGCGGGGGACTACGTGCTGAAGCAGCTGGCGTCGACGCTGCGCACGAAGATCCGGCGGGAGGACGTGTTCGCGAGGTATGGCGGGGAGGAGTTCGGGATGCTGCTGCCGGAGATCGACCTGGCGGGGGCGGTGAAGCTCTCGGACAAGGTGAGGAAGCTGGTGGAGACGCAGCACTTCGAGTTCGACAAGAACGTCATCCCGGTGTCGATCTCGCTGGGGGTGGCGGTCCTGGCGGCGGACCACCGGGACTCGGCGGACCTGAAGCGAGCGGCGGACGGGAAGCTGTACGAGGCGAAGGCGGCGGGCCGAAACCGCGTGTGCGCGTGA
- a CDS encoding transglycosylase SLT domain-containing protein produces the protein MRRWTGTGLLTVVLGAGGAWAQSPETLEAVRLHRAEARALARKDLEACTASKCADAGRIALLTGTLALAEGDVAEARTLLTGARVSAPLQPYLAYYQGQAHFYSGDAAAAAEAFGQAVEKGPPALVTRARARLGEALLAAGKAKEAAPALEKAAKEEPSAELLYQRAQARKAAGNATGAREDLKTVALRYPAHPYADEALAALEATKPPLRLTLAEHLQRARGLLDAGAPKRVLEELEKAEARKLARTKQDKAQVALVRAQALYVTGKKEEAEQALAVARQGPPAVAAEAAYVTARRALKADDNAKARELMAALEKSYPKESVADEAGFYVGWLDLQGGRFEDAVKSFKAFDQRHARSRRRDEAMWYRALAHLRLEQYGAAREVLDTLTSTFPRSSLVPQARYWSARSHELEGAKVDVTGPGYAAVITTAPNSYYALLASERLRELGKEPPAAFPESPKQLETGEVPPELKLAVALTEAGLFSDAAEEVRSRTARIRNQEQALTFAHALLRLGEYGHAHAVAARHLWGRAFGARVPEALAAFYPRAFASAVESEASRYKVSPFFVWAIMRRESAFRPEVASAADARGLMQVIPPTARAIAKKLAEPEPAPAELFSPSLSIRYGAWYLSQLMKRFSHPALAAAAYNAGPDAAVKWVRQKGSLPLDLFVEEIPFRETRGYVKQVLADLYLYQSFYGKDATPQRLSLTVPKPAVEGVSF, from the coding sequence ATGCGGCGGTGGACCGGGACCGGTTTGCTCACGGTGGTGTTGGGCGCGGGAGGGGCGTGGGCGCAGTCACCGGAGACGCTGGAGGCGGTACGCCTACACCGCGCCGAGGCCCGGGCCCTGGCTCGCAAGGACCTCGAGGCCTGTACGGCCAGCAAGTGCGCCGATGCCGGCCGCATCGCCCTGCTCACGGGAACCCTCGCGCTGGCGGAGGGAGATGTGGCAGAGGCTCGCACCCTGCTCACGGGCGCGCGCGTGTCCGCGCCGCTCCAGCCCTACCTCGCCTACTACCAGGGGCAGGCGCACTTCTATTCGGGTGACGCGGCGGCCGCGGCGGAGGCCTTCGGACAGGCGGTGGAGAAGGGCCCGCCCGCGCTGGTGACGCGTGCGCGGGCCCGGCTGGGCGAGGCGCTGCTGGCCGCGGGCAAGGCGAAGGAGGCCGCCCCGGCGCTGGAGAAGGCCGCGAAGGAGGAGCCCTCGGCGGAGCTGCTCTACCAGCGGGCCCAGGCCCGGAAGGCGGCGGGCAACGCCACCGGCGCGCGGGAGGATTTGAAGACGGTGGCGCTGCGCTACCCCGCGCACCCGTACGCGGACGAGGCGCTGGCGGCGCTCGAGGCGACGAAGCCGCCCCTGCGGCTGACGCTGGCCGAGCACCTGCAACGGGCACGTGGGCTGCTCGACGCGGGCGCGCCCAAGCGCGTGCTGGAGGAGTTGGAGAAGGCCGAGGCGCGGAAGCTGGCGCGCACGAAGCAGGACAAGGCGCAGGTGGCGCTGGTGCGCGCGCAGGCGCTGTACGTCACCGGGAAGAAGGAAGAGGCGGAGCAGGCGCTGGCCGTGGCGCGCCAGGGGCCTCCCGCGGTGGCCGCCGAGGCCGCCTACGTCACCGCGCGCCGCGCGCTCAAGGCCGATGACAACGCGAAGGCCCGCGAGCTGATGGCGGCCTTGGAGAAGTCCTACCCCAAGGAGAGCGTGGCCGACGAGGCGGGCTTCTACGTGGGTTGGTTGGACCTGCAGGGCGGGCGCTTCGAGGACGCGGTGAAGTCCTTCAAGGCCTTCGACCAGCGGCACGCGCGCTCGCGGCGTCGCGACGAGGCCATGTGGTACCGCGCGCTGGCGCACCTCCGGCTGGAGCAGTACGGCGCGGCGCGCGAGGTGCTCGACACGCTGACGAGCACATTTCCGCGCAGCAGCCTGGTGCCCCAGGCTCGCTACTGGTCGGCCCGGAGCCACGAGCTGGAGGGCGCCAAGGTGGACGTCACCGGTCCCGGCTACGCGGCCGTCATCACCACCGCGCCCAATTCCTACTACGCGCTGCTCGCCAGCGAGCGGTTGCGCGAGCTGGGCAAGGAGCCGCCCGCGGCCTTCCCCGAGTCGCCCAAGCAGCTGGAGACGGGCGAGGTGCCGCCGGAGCTGAAGCTGGCGGTGGCGCTCACCGAGGCGGGGCTGTTCAGCGACGCGGCCGAGGAGGTGCGGTCGCGCACGGCACGCATCCGCAACCAGGAGCAGGCGCTCACCTTCGCGCATGCGCTGCTGCGGCTGGGTGAGTACGGACACGCGCACGCGGTGGCCGCGCGGCACCTGTGGGGCCGGGCCTTCGGAGCGCGAGTGCCCGAGGCGCTCGCCGCCTTCTACCCGCGCGCCTTCGCCAGCGCGGTGGAGAGCGAGGCCTCGCGCTACAAGGTGAGCCCGTTCTTCGTGTGGGCCATCATGCGCCGCGAGAGCGCCTTCCGCCCCGAGGTAGCCAGCGCCGCCGACGCGCGCGGGCTGATGCAGGTGATTCCGCCCACGGCGCGCGCCATCGCGAAGAAGCTCGCGGAGCCGGAGCCGGCGCCCGCGGAGCTCTTCTCGCCCTCGCTGAGCATCCGGTACGGGGCCTGGTACCTGTCGCAGTTGATGAAGCGCTTCTCGCACCCGGCGCTCGCGGCGGCGGCCTACAACGCGGGGCCGGACGCGGCGGTGAAGTGGGTGCGGCAGAAGGGCTCGCTGCCCCTGGATCTCTTCGTCGAGGAGATTCCGTTCCGCGAGACGCGCGGCTACGTGAAGCAGGTGCTGGCGGACCTGTACCTGTACCAGTCCTTCTACGGGAAGGACGCCACGCCGCAGCGGCTGTCGCTGACGGTGCCCAAGCCCGCCGTCGAGGGCGTGAGCTTCTGA
- a CDS encoding DMT family transporter, producing the protein MGNTLYQVCFVVGLAHTTAANSGMLASGTPVVTALLGAALGVDRLRRPLAMGLALAVPGMLLIVGARGPELEASTRMGDFLILGASLCWALYTVGIRSLGNELSALRITALTMITGAPGVVLLGLPSVMELKLESIGSGAWLGVVYSALVPLVLAYVVWSRSVQAVGSSRTAIYNSGTPMVAAVTAWLVRGENPTWLQALGSALVISGVLVSRRR; encoded by the coding sequence GTGGGCAACACCCTCTACCAGGTCTGCTTCGTCGTGGGCCTGGCTCACACCACGGCGGCCAACAGCGGGATGCTCGCCTCGGGCACTCCCGTGGTGACGGCCCTGTTGGGCGCCGCGCTGGGCGTGGATCGCCTCCGCCGGCCGCTCGCGATGGGACTGGCGCTCGCGGTGCCGGGCATGCTGCTCATCGTCGGCGCCCGAGGCCCCGAGCTGGAAGCCTCGACGCGCATGGGGGACTTCCTCATCCTGGGCGCCTCGCTGTGCTGGGCCCTCTACACCGTGGGCATCCGCTCGCTGGGCAACGAGCTGTCCGCGCTGCGCATCACCGCGCTCACGATGATCACCGGCGCGCCCGGGGTGGTGCTGCTCGGCCTGCCCTCGGTGATGGAGCTGAAGCTGGAGAGCATCGGCTCGGGCGCGTGGCTCGGAGTGGTGTACTCGGCGCTGGTGCCGCTGGTGCTGGCGTACGTCGTCTGGAGCCGCAGCGTGCAGGCGGTGGGCAGCAGCCGCACGGCCATCTACAACAGCGGCACGCCCATGGTGGCGGCGGTCACGGCGTGGCTCGTTCGAGGCGAGAACCCCACGTGGTTGCAGGCACTGGGCTCGGCGCTCGTCATCTCCGGCGTTCTCGTCAGCCGGCGACGCTGA
- a CDS encoding carboxypeptidase-like regulatory domain-containing protein, whose translation MNPPLRLVLCAVLVSCTSLWCACSPSNELAPPGESPDTPNGGACQVDQDCPAFGLFFCDTVMSRCMPACRTQEDCMAARRGEYRISQCDTNPLGCRCDDNRCVEALCSADAECEGSGRVCRNGRCERAPEASAVKACQVVPDYVVGRQGTSARFSVLAVDAGGRAVVVPSGVTWMALDESVQGGGVGASSSFELSAATEEARESVRARVGGATCSARVRVLGAVTPGTLRAVVTDEQTGRPLPGAVVVAADARGAVSASVRTDASGVATLAAPTGAGSVSVFHSDFDYLTVAHEGPGGPRDLALPLRRNPADRYGGYKGTFRNLSKSLDMHAGLAGLSSPDGVTDLSASRLTGPARRVSYTTLGGQTREATVPAGAYVVLPGTTLSVTDGSARGLAGVCDEALAGVENPEEAMALGACGTRTAWALGGDIPLKSLPLLSGETMDVGQLLAQTIPMMRTFSSSVVRDVGFGLKATPGVDTGAPDFSDQSHFEEVDHDFAADQSMGLAFPFAVRVPTLPCYLGTWMDNVAVLGVARVPGRGVVPLGMGMAVNTTPADPNTDQQAGLPGPGLVLVRMAPAHHGLEGSPYELMVTASSSANGTTAGSASSVLIHRTLEALPFDPKGGTPLVVKGPFLPVPEGFRYNYAQEPADGLEGRQLRLVSPPASPSLPTTTVLRAVFTNRAKHRWVVLMDVERAAKGLRLPLPPASVEAPTDAFEDRTYLGDLTGSRSPFGMQALVLRRTGTPEGEELDLRGLVEADGVDLEHLGVLTVAWSSLEPAGQPRVPPVSGTCAIAP comes from the coding sequence ATGAATCCCCCCCTTCGTCTGGTGCTATGCGCCGTCCTGGTGTCGTGCACGAGCCTGTGGTGTGCCTGTTCCCCGAGCAATGAGTTGGCTCCCCCCGGGGAGTCGCCGGACACACCCAACGGGGGCGCGTGCCAGGTGGACCAGGACTGCCCTGCGTTCGGGCTGTTCTTCTGCGACACCGTGATGTCGCGTTGCATGCCCGCCTGCCGGACGCAGGAGGACTGCATGGCGGCGAGGCGGGGCGAGTACCGGATATCCCAGTGCGACACCAATCCGCTGGGCTGCCGGTGTGACGACAACCGGTGCGTGGAGGCCCTGTGCTCGGCGGACGCGGAGTGCGAGGGGTCGGGGCGGGTGTGCCGCAACGGCCGGTGTGAGCGGGCACCGGAGGCGAGCGCGGTGAAGGCGTGCCAGGTGGTGCCGGACTACGTGGTGGGGCGCCAGGGGACGTCGGCGCGTTTCTCGGTGCTGGCGGTGGACGCGGGGGGCCGGGCGGTGGTGGTGCCCTCGGGTGTCACCTGGATGGCGTTGGACGAGAGCGTCCAGGGGGGCGGGGTGGGCGCGTCGTCTTCCTTCGAGCTGTCGGCGGCGACGGAGGAGGCGCGGGAGTCGGTACGGGCGCGGGTGGGCGGGGCCACGTGCTCGGCGCGGGTGCGCGTGCTGGGGGCGGTGACTCCGGGGACGTTGCGCGCGGTGGTGACGGACGAGCAGACGGGCCGCCCCCTTCCGGGCGCGGTGGTGGTGGCGGCGGACGCGCGGGGGGCGGTGTCGGCCTCGGTCAGGACGGACGCGAGTGGGGTGGCGACCCTGGCGGCGCCGACGGGGGCGGGGAGCGTCTCGGTATTCCACTCGGACTTCGACTACCTCACGGTGGCGCACGAGGGGCCCGGGGGCCCGAGGGATCTGGCACTGCCGTTGCGGCGCAACCCCGCGGACCGGTACGGGGGCTACAAGGGCACCTTCCGGAACCTGTCGAAGAGCCTGGACATGCACGCGGGGCTGGCGGGGCTGTCATCACCGGATGGGGTGACGGACCTGTCGGCGTCGCGGCTGACGGGTCCGGCGCGCCGGGTGAGCTACACGACCCTGGGAGGGCAGACGCGCGAGGCGACGGTGCCAGCGGGGGCGTACGTGGTGCTCCCGGGCACCACGCTGAGCGTGACGGACGGGTCGGCGCGGGGGTTGGCGGGAGTGTGCGACGAGGCGCTCGCGGGGGTGGAGAACCCCGAGGAGGCGATGGCCCTGGGCGCGTGCGGCACGCGGACGGCGTGGGCGCTGGGCGGGGACATCCCGCTCAAGTCCCTGCCCCTGCTGTCGGGCGAGACGATGGACGTGGGGCAGTTGCTGGCGCAGACGATTCCGATGATGCGCACCTTCAGCTCCTCGGTGGTGCGGGACGTGGGTTTCGGGTTGAAGGCGACTCCGGGGGTGGACACGGGCGCGCCGGACTTCAGCGATCAGTCGCACTTCGAGGAAGTGGACCACGACTTCGCCGCGGACCAGAGCATGGGGCTGGCCTTCCCGTTCGCCGTCCGGGTGCCGACGCTGCCGTGTTACCTGGGGACGTGGATGGATAACGTGGCGGTGCTGGGCGTGGCGCGGGTGCCGGGGCGCGGCGTGGTGCCCCTGGGGATGGGCATGGCGGTGAACACGACCCCGGCGGATCCGAACACGGACCAGCAGGCGGGCCTGCCGGGGCCGGGACTGGTGCTCGTGCGGATGGCGCCCGCGCACCACGGACTCGAGGGCAGCCCGTACGAGCTGATGGTCACGGCCTCGTCCTCCGCGAACGGCACGACGGCGGGCTCGGCCTCGAGCGTGCTCATCCACCGCACCCTGGAGGCGCTGCCCTTCGATCCGAAGGGAGGCACACCGCTCGTCGTGAAGGGGCCCTTCCTGCCCGTGCCCGAGGGCTTCCGCTACAACTACGCGCAGGAGCCGGCGGACGGGCTCGAGGGCCGGCAGCTCCGCCTCGTGTCGCCACCGGCCTCGCCGTCGCTGCCCACGACGACGGTGCTGCGAGCGGTGTTCACGAACCGGGCGAAGCACCGCTGGGTGGTGCTGATGGACGTGGAGAGGGCCGCGAAGGGCCTGCGGCTGCCCCTGCCACCCGCTTCCGTCGAGGCGCCGACGGACGCCTTCGAGGATCGGACGTACCTGGGCGATCTCACGGGCTCCCGCTCGCCGTTCGGAATGCAGGCACTGGTGCTGCGCAGGACGGGGACGCCGGAGGGAGAGGAGTTGGATCTGCGGGGGCTGGTGGAGGCGGACGGAGTGGACCTGGAGCACCTGGGGGTGCTGACGGTGGCGTGGTCGTCATTGGAGCCGGCGGGCCAGCCTCGGGTCCCACCTGTGAGCGGCACGTGTGCGATCGCCCCTTGA